A single Bacteroidales bacterium DNA region contains:
- a CDS encoding porin translates to MKKYYFILILLIFHSGLQVSAQVRTVTGKVTSNIGQEAVKGATVTLKGTDISVLTNENGMYSIQVSATSSDVLVFTHPDHDKIEIDLNGKTIMDVMMIYNVRYNQYGVRVNRNPLFAEERNGILVFESHKNDYRFWFDARVQADGAWFFGDVMNPIGNGYSIRRARLAAKVEVGKHWYGEIDLDFSNSELELKDAYLEYRFNKGLELRLGNYKEFYSMESTTTSRYLTFIERPMAVNAFAPSRHIGLGATYHRNWLLLQGGIFFQNVGDVEERIFSEDNNKDYGMDEGYSLTGRVVLMGFHNDPNKGLHLGVSGSYRTPKTDAEVVGTLRYSTRSLTSINRKKYIDTDLVGPIDHATLGGLELAAYHKNLRIQGEYLLSGVDDTVKGVNHHFDGFYVFGSWLMFGGKYNYNTAEGEFTQVSRGKKWGDLELALRYDYLSLNSGMDKLMGGAGEGYTLGLNYYATNNVKIMFNYAYLNHDRYASGKGKLYVGHDADGNLTRDPKLVADEAGKAGEEYHMVTVRFEIDF, encoded by the coding sequence ATGAAAAAGTATTATTTCATTTTAATCCTGCTGATCTTCCACAGTGGTCTTCAGGTGAGTGCCCAGGTGCGGACGGTGACCGGTAAGGTTACCTCAAACATCGGTCAGGAAGCAGTGAAAGGGGCCACAGTGACCCTTAAGGGGACGGACATTTCCGTTCTGACCAATGAAAATGGGATGTACTCCATCCAGGTGAGTGCAACCTCATCGGACGTACTTGTTTTCACCCATCCCGATCATGACAAAATTGAAATTGATCTGAATGGTAAAACCATCATGGATGTCATGATGATCTATAATGTGCGGTACAACCAGTATGGAGTGCGCGTCAACCGGAATCCGTTGTTTGCAGAAGAGCGGAATGGGATCCTGGTGTTTGAAAGTCATAAGAATGACTACCGTTTCTGGTTTGATGCCCGGGTTCAGGCCGACGGTGCCTGGTTTTTCGGTGATGTGATGAACCCGATCGGAAACGGCTATTCCATCCGCAGGGCGCGCCTGGCAGCCAAAGTTGAAGTGGGAAAACACTGGTATGGAGAAATTGACCTGGATTTTTCCAACTCGGAGCTGGAACTTAAAGATGCCTATCTCGAGTACAGGTTCAACAAGGGTTTAGAATTAAGATTGGGAAATTACAAAGAATTTTATTCGATGGAATCGACCACCACATCCCGTTACCTGACCTTCATCGAGCGCCCCATGGCGGTCAATGCCTTCGCCCCATCCAGGCATATCGGGCTGGGGGCAACCTATCACCGTAACTGGTTGCTGCTCCAGGGAGGCATCTTCTTCCAGAATGTAGGCGATGTGGAAGAAAGGATCTTTTCGGAAGACAACAACAAAGATTACGGTATGGACGAAGGGTACTCCCTCACCGGACGGGTAGTGCTGATGGGTTTCCATAACGATCCAAACAAGGGATTACATCTGGGGGTTTCCGGATCGTACCGGACGCCGAAAACCGATGCCGAGGTTGTGGGCACCCTGCGCTACAGCACCCGCTCCCTCACCAGCATCAACCGGAAAAAATACATTGACACCGACCTGGTGGGGCCCATCGACCATGCAACCCTGGGGGGTCTTGAACTGGCTGCCTATCATAAAAACCTGAGAATTCAGGGTGAGTATCTGCTCAGCGGCGTGGATGATACGGTCAAGGGCGTAAACCATCACTTTGATGGATTTTATGTTTTTGGCAGCTGGCTGATGTTTGGCGGAAAATATAATTACAATACCGCTGAAGGTGAATTCACCCAGGTGAGCAGAGGCAAGAAATGGGGCGATCTTGAACTTGCCCTGCGTTACGATTACCTGAGCCTGAACAGCGGAATGGATAAGCTCATGGGAGGGGCCGGTGAAGGTTATACCCTGGGATTGAACTATTATGCCACCAATAACGTCAAGATCATGTTCAACTATGCCTACCTGAACCACGACCGGTACGCGTCTGGCAAGGGTAAATTATATGTTGGTCATGATGCCGACGGAAACCTAACCCGTGATCCAAAACTGGTTGCCGATGAAGCAGGCAAGGCAGGGGAAGAGTACCATATGGTAACGGTCAGGTTCGAGATCGATTTTTAA
- a CDS encoding inorganic phosphate transporter, with the protein MMLLIFLSSGIFLGWSLGANDGANIFGSAVGSRMLSFRRAAIIAGVFVIIGAVFQGKGGAETLNELGKVDALGGSFTVTLCAAFTVFVMTRRSLPVSTSQAIVGAIIGWSLFTGNETDLSVLRNIVVTWISSPILGMLFAAGLYLLLRWILRKAKIHIIRLDSYIRTGLILAGAFGAYSLGANNIANVVGVFTNSAPNILLDFGIFTLDGVQLLFLLGGVAISAGIFTYGQRVTQTVGNDILSLNPEAAIVVVLSQALVLFLFSSSAFSDLVAKTGLPSLPLVPISSTHVVIGSVLGIGLVKGVREVKVKTLGGVAVGWIATPVIAGILTFFLLFFVQNVFDLQVTKDVQLPGDETLTALPPKTVDLVIYGSLILLAAIILVLIFAVFRQQKLRWKTTNELLVEQNQNYTVRQSLHEMKVQEIQRQKDELNAKLENKRKEFTDIALNLTEQRTFLESILEEFDQIQKLTDKYEAERRFRQLSARIRQRMSFSSEKENFYSQVEQIHKDFQMKLTTGHPQLTMQEKHLAMLIRLNLSTKEIATLLSISPKSVEVARYRLKKKLNLKQDDSLTKFINEL; encoded by the coding sequence ATGATGCTCCTGATCTTTTTATCGAGCGGAATCTTTCTGGGCTGGTCGCTTGGAGCCAACGACGGAGCCAATATATTCGGTTCTGCTGTTGGCTCCAGGATGCTCAGTTTCAGGCGAGCCGCGATCATCGCCGGCGTCTTTGTGATCATCGGAGCCGTGTTTCAGGGCAAGGGAGGAGCGGAAACCCTGAATGAGCTCGGCAAAGTGGATGCCCTGGGTGGGAGTTTCACCGTAACCTTATGCGCCGCATTCACGGTCTTTGTCATGACACGGCGCAGCCTGCCCGTTTCAACAAGCCAGGCCATTGTTGGCGCCATCATTGGCTGGAGTCTGTTCACAGGGAATGAGACAGACCTTTCCGTGCTCCGGAATATCGTCGTTACCTGGATCAGTAGTCCCATTCTGGGCATGCTCTTCGCAGCAGGCCTGTACCTGCTGTTGCGATGGATCTTGCGAAAGGCTAAAATACACATCATCCGGCTTGACTCCTATATCCGCACCGGGCTGATCCTGGCGGGAGCATTTGGAGCCTACAGCCTTGGAGCCAACAACATAGCCAATGTGGTGGGTGTCTTTACCAACAGCGCACCCAACATCCTGCTGGATTTCGGGATCTTCACCCTGGATGGAGTCCAACTGCTCTTTTTACTGGGTGGAGTGGCTATTTCCGCCGGGATTTTCACTTACGGGCAACGTGTCACGCAGACCGTAGGAAATGACATTCTCTCACTTAATCCCGAAGCCGCCATTGTCGTGGTGCTTTCGCAGGCCCTTGTCCTGTTTTTGTTCTCATCCTCAGCCTTTTCAGATCTTGTGGCAAAAACAGGGCTGCCCTCCTTGCCCCTGGTTCCCATTTCAAGCACACACGTTGTCATCGGTTCCGTACTGGGAATCGGTCTGGTCAAAGGAGTCCGTGAAGTTAAAGTGAAAACCCTTGGTGGCGTTGCGGTGGGCTGGATTGCCACCCCGGTCATCGCCGGGATCCTTACTTTCTTCCTGTTGTTCTTCGTACAAAATGTATTCGACCTTCAGGTCACAAAAGACGTTCAGCTCCCGGGTGATGAAACGCTTACAGCCTTACCCCCGAAGACGGTCGACCTGGTGATTTACGGATCACTGATCCTGCTGGCAGCCATCATCCTTGTCCTGATCTTTGCTGTCTTCCGGCAGCAAAAGCTTCGGTGGAAAACAACCAACGAACTGCTCGTGGAGCAAAATCAGAACTACACCGTCAGGCAATCCCTCCATGAAATGAAGGTCCAGGAAATCCAACGGCAAAAAGACGAATTAAATGCAAAGCTGGAAAACAAAAGAAAGGAATTCACCGACATCGCACTGAACCTCACCGAACAGCGGACCTTCCTGGAATCCATCCTGGAGGAGTTTGATCAGATCCAAAAATTAACGGATAAATACGAAGCGGAAAGGCGATTCAGGCAGCTTTCAGCCAGAATCAGGCAGCGGATGAGTTTCAGCTCGGAAAAAGAAAACTTCTACAGCCAGGTCGAGCAGATCCACAAAGATTTCCAGATGAAACTAACCACTGGTCATCCTCAGTTAACCATGCAGGAAAAACACCTTGCCATGCTCATCCGGTTGAATTTATCCACAAAAGAAATCGCAACCCTGCTGAGCATTTCACCCAAAAGTGTTGAAGTAGCACGCTACCGGCTCAAAAAAAAGTTGAATCTGAAACAGGATGACAGTCTCACAAAATTCATCAACGAACTATAA
- a CDS encoding DUF47 family protein: MLSFKHANKSIRQIDEFLDKVDEGNLIFKEGVKNYLTGNGDSFEDNLKTLSSLENEADIIRKKIENTLYTQSLMPQLRGDIMRLLEALDNILDLAKHNLFQFDVEVPFIPAELHQELIKLTEMSVAAVESLIPAARAYFRDPDSIKENIHRVYLFEKEVDKMADSIKRKVFQEMPGLKLSEKFHLRYFTLHIENLSDEAQKAADLLNIMAMKRSI; this comes from the coding sequence ATGTTATCATTTAAACATGCCAACAAATCGATCCGGCAGATCGATGAATTTTTGGATAAGGTGGATGAAGGCAACCTGATCTTCAAGGAAGGTGTGAAAAATTACCTGACCGGCAACGGGGATAGTTTTGAGGATAATCTTAAAACGCTTTCGTCGCTGGAGAATGAAGCGGACATCATCCGGAAAAAAATCGAAAATACGCTCTACACCCAATCCCTGATGCCTCAGCTCAGGGGCGATATCATGCGGTTGCTCGAAGCACTGGACAATATCCTTGACCTGGCCAAGCACAACCTGTTCCAGTTTGACGTGGAGGTGCCCTTTATACCGGCAGAACTCCATCAGGAACTGATCAAGCTCACCGAGATGTCGGTTGCAGCGGTGGAGTCGCTCATACCGGCTGCACGTGCCTATTTCCGTGATCCGGATTCCATCAAGGAGAACATTCACAGGGTATATTTATTTGAAAAAGAGGTGGATAAAATGGCAGATAGCATCAAGCGCAAGGTTTTTCAGGAAATGCCGGGACTGAAACTCAGTGAGAAGTTTCATCTCCGGTATTTTACCCTGCACATCGAAAATCTGTCCGACGAAGCACAAAAGGCGGCTGACCTGCTGAACATCATGGCTATGAAAAGATCGATATAA
- a CDS encoding C69 family dipeptidase, giving the protein MRITLFLLAGLCIALGISRSKACTVIAAGKKATADGSVLISHTDAGPDSRIFVVPGRTFDAGALAPVYLDIQDPNRPLDDDGRILGYIPQVRQTYTYFHSAYSHINEFQLGIAESTTDQRPELVVSTETGKQIMTIEQAMIFALQRHKNAREAVLFIGDLMTQYGFLPTSGTGSETLVVADTDEIWILEVFGVGPGWTPESGRPGAIWAAQRLPDDQATMIPNFSIIKEINVKDKENFLVSGNYMQEAIDRGWYDPSSGEPFIWQEIYAPLPAEYATSRFWLFFQTFAPNYKQWPDRFLHDNPYKGINQYFQIVEPLSLYPFSVVPEKKISVQDVIAFQRSTFEGTIYDMTSGPQWLVTDGKDGYVRSPLATPFPGSELRKLLEITYRRPVARHRGHYGMVMQLRGWLPNEIGGVYWVYLDNPYFSPYVPIYAGNLSIDETYNIYDPEKYDERSARWAIDFVDNLATLKFQEVILDVRRVRDPFENQIFEKQDQIEAEALRLYGSDPAEARKYLTDYSNGLMDEVTAMFLRLRDDIIVKYTNNRE; this is encoded by the coding sequence ATGAGAATTACACTATTTTTGCTTGCCGGACTGTGTATTGCCCTTGGTATCAGCCGTTCCAAAGCCTGCACCGTCATCGCTGCCGGTAAGAAAGCTACGGCCGACGGGTCGGTCCTCATTTCCCATACCGACGCAGGGCCCGACTCACGGATCTTTGTGGTTCCCGGACGCACCTTTGACGCCGGTGCTCTGGCACCCGTTTACCTTGACATTCAGGATCCGAACAGGCCCCTGGACGACGATGGCAGGATCCTGGGATACATTCCGCAGGTAAGGCAGACCTATACCTATTTTCATTCGGCCTATTCGCATATCAACGAGTTCCAGCTGGGCATTGCCGAAAGCACCACCGACCAGCGGCCGGAACTGGTTGTCAGCACGGAAACCGGCAAACAGATCATGACCATCGAACAGGCGATGATCTTTGCATTGCAACGCCATAAAAACGCCCGGGAGGCAGTCTTGTTCATAGGGGATTTGATGACGCAATACGGATTCCTGCCCACCAGCGGCACCGGATCCGAAACACTGGTGGTGGCCGATACGGATGAGATCTGGATCCTGGAGGTGTTCGGTGTGGGACCTGGATGGACACCGGAAAGCGGCCGGCCGGGCGCCATCTGGGCGGCACAGCGCCTGCCCGACGACCAGGCAACCATGATCCCGAATTTTAGCATCATCAAGGAGATAAACGTAAAAGACAAAGAGAATTTTTTGGTTTCGGGCAACTATATGCAGGAAGCCATCGACCGCGGCTGGTACGATCCTTCCTCCGGTGAGCCCTTTATCTGGCAGGAGATCTACGCACCGCTGCCCGCTGAGTATGCCACCAGCCGCTTCTGGCTGTTCTTCCAGACCTTCGCTCCGAATTATAAGCAATGGCCCGACCGTTTCCTGCACGATAATCCCTACAAGGGAATCAATCAATATTTCCAGATTGTTGAACCGCTTTCTCTCTATCCTTTCTCCGTCGTGCCGGAGAAAAAGATCTCTGTGCAGGATGTCATCGCTTTTCAACGTTCGACGTTTGAAGGTACCATTTACGATATGACCTCCGGCCCGCAATGGCTTGTTACGGACGGCAAAGACGGATATGTCAGGAGCCCCCTGGCCACGCCATTTCCTGGAAGTGAACTCCGGAAATTGCTTGAGATAACCTATCGCAGGCCGGTGGCCCGCCACAGGGGCCATTACGGAATGGTGATGCAGCTGCGCGGATGGCTGCCCAACGAGATCGGCGGTGTCTACTGGGTCTACCTCGATAATCCCTACTTCAGCCCCTACGTCCCGATCTATGCAGGAAACCTGTCCATTGATGAAACTTATAACATATACGATCCTGAAAAATATGACGAGCGATCGGCGCGCTGGGCCATCGATTTTGTTGACAACCTGGCCACCCTGAAGTTCCAGGAAGTGATCCTGGATGTGCGCAGGGTCAGGGATCCTTTTGAAAATCAAATATTTGAGAAACAAGATCAGATAGAAGCAGAGGCACTCCGGCTTTATGGATCCGATCCTGCTGAAGCACGGAAATATCTGACGGATTATTCGAACGGGCTGATGGATGAGGTGACAGCGATGTTCCTGAGGCTCCGTGATGATATCATTGTGAAGTATACAAATAACAGGGAGTGA
- a CDS encoding SPFH domain-containing protein — MNLYIIIGIVIVLLFFWGMRIVRPTHKGLIERFGKYNRFANAGFHWIIPLIEKMYRVNITEQMVDAEPQEIITNDNLNARVDAQVYFKVKEDEESVKNSQYHVNNYKIQIVNLARTTLRNIIGTLTLKSANSERGKINSELHRTLRDETQSWGIEIVRTELKEIDPPKDVQDTMNKVVKAENEKIAAIDFATARETVADGEKRAKIKEAEGIKQSRILQAEGEAEAIRLVNEAADKYFVGNAQLLRKLQTLEVSLENNAKIVVPAGSELVNIIGDMAGIVPLPRKGKE; from the coding sequence ATGAATCTTTACATCATTATCGGAATCGTAATCGTCCTGTTATTTTTTTGGGGAATGCGGATCGTCAGGCCAACCCACAAAGGACTGATCGAGCGTTTCGGAAAATACAACCGGTTTGCCAATGCAGGTTTTCACTGGATCATACCCCTGATCGAGAAAATGTACAGGGTCAACATCACGGAGCAAATGGTGGATGCGGAGCCTCAGGAGATCATCACCAATGATAACCTGAATGCCCGGGTGGATGCCCAGGTGTACTTTAAGGTGAAAGAGGACGAAGAAAGCGTTAAGAATTCACAGTACCACGTCAATAACTACAAGATCCAGATCGTCAACCTGGCCAGGACCACTCTGAGGAACATCATTGGTACGCTGACGCTGAAGTCGGCCAACAGTGAGCGGGGAAAAATAAATTCCGAATTGCACCGGACACTCCGGGATGAGACCCAGAGCTGGGGAATTGAGATCGTGCGTACGGAACTGAAAGAGATCGATCCGCCGAAAGATGTTCAGGATACGATGAATAAAGTGGTGAAGGCGGAGAATGAAAAAATTGCAGCGATAGATTTTGCCACGGCCAGGGAAACGGTCGCTGATGGAGAAAAACGTGCCAAGATCAAAGAGGCGGAAGGGATCAAGCAGTCCAGGATCCTACAGGCGGAAGGGGAAGCTGAAGCCATCCGCCTGGTGAATGAGGCTGCGGATAAATACTTCGTGGGCAATGCACAGTTGCTCAGGAAACTGCAAACCCTGGAGGTCTCCCTGGAGAACAATGCGAAAATTGTCGTCCCTGCCGGATCCGAACTGGTCAACATCATCGGGGATATGGCCGGCATCGTTCCCCTGCCCAGAAAAGGCAAGGAATAA
- a CDS encoding OmpA family protein: MKKLFTLIVALVALCAYNAISQELPENPTPGKCYIKCITADEFGEVTETIEVSPAYKKLRVIPATYRTVEEKVLIKEATRRLTYVPAVFETVEVPYVSKEASRTLEVVPATFGSASKTFEIFPKTAKWEYTTLENCPSANKEDCVVACFVEYPEKTQTVNITTLAQDASTRENPISEVRATYKKQVVKTPARMEEVEIPAEYATIKRQVIDKPAQVIEEVVPAVTKTVTKTILTKKGGMAVWEEVDCSITGVNILPILYEYNSARLTPESTRILDETLVKLMKEKPGLRIEIMSHTDSRGNDEYNTSLSQQRAQSVVNYLVSNGISRNRLVARGYGETRLKNRCSNGVDCSEAEHQENRRTEFRILQ, from the coding sequence ATGAAAAAACTTTTTACCCTGATTGTCGCCCTGGTAGCGCTATGCGCATATAATGCCATCAGTCAGGAATTACCGGAAAATCCGACTCCCGGCAAATGCTACATCAAGTGCATTACCGCTGATGAGTTTGGAGAAGTTACCGAAACGATTGAAGTTTCTCCGGCCTATAAAAAACTCCGGGTGATCCCGGCAACGTACAGAACCGTTGAAGAAAAGGTGCTGATCAAAGAAGCAACGAGGAGACTTACTTACGTTCCGGCAGTATTTGAAACCGTTGAGGTTCCTTATGTTTCCAAGGAGGCCAGCAGAACACTTGAAGTGGTTCCTGCCACCTTTGGCAGCGCTTCAAAAACTTTTGAGATCTTCCCCAAAACCGCCAAGTGGGAATATACTACATTGGAAAATTGTCCCTCTGCCAACAAGGAAGATTGCGTTGTTGCCTGTTTTGTTGAATATCCTGAGAAAACCCAGACCGTTAACATCACCACCCTGGCCCAAGATGCCTCCACCAGGGAAAATCCGATTAGTGAAGTGAGAGCGACCTACAAAAAACAGGTCGTCAAAACTCCTGCCCGGATGGAGGAAGTTGAAATCCCTGCTGAATATGCAACAATCAAGCGGCAGGTCATCGACAAACCTGCCCAGGTGATCGAAGAGGTGGTTCCAGCTGTCACCAAGACCGTCACAAAAACCATTCTGACCAAAAAGGGCGGAATGGCTGTCTGGGAAGAGGTGGATTGCTCCATTACGGGTGTGAACATATTACCCATTCTTTATGAATACAACAGCGCACGGCTGACACCTGAATCCACCAGGATCCTGGATGAAACACTCGTGAAATTGATGAAAGAAAAGCCGGGCCTGAGGATTGAGATCATGTCACATACCGACTCCAGGGGCAACGATGAATATAACACGTCCCTCTCACAGCAAAGGGCACAATCAGTAGTTAACTATCTGGTTTCCAATGGTATTTCGAGAAACAGGCTGGTGGCCAGGGGATATGGCGAAACCAGGCTGAAGAACAGATGCTCCAATGGAGTGGATTGTTCAGAAGCTGAACATCAGGAAAACAGAAGGACCGAATTCAGGATCCTTCAGTAA
- a CDS encoding TlpA disulfide reductase family protein, with protein MSINTRDIVLFVLFSCNFSGTFLHAQPVAVSEIISENKITLFTDQKLILVDFWATWCVPCVPANEQLEVLQEKCSGQIFMISLSDEPSERVRNHILLKTMNLMVAIDDEHYTTDKYEVKTRPFAIVLNLAGKVVWKGHPAELQAATIEKLYQENAGLGATGLESIVSILGKAEVPPKKEYVAGFPELDSVADGMLIQMAETNAYDYYRTDSAVLFQGNLSEALQQILLLTKWEMDIPSGKDRPVRLLISEDLWNDQPEMIVQRIKDLFALDIKAKPEKMEGYLMVVRRPKLLWDRNQLDLKAGTPGFVIGNDRLQADNATIGEMCLALSEILDYPVFYLGNDREAHDWDFHFRYENLMQEELEDSFGIELEKKWIERTHYKIR; from the coding sequence ATGTCCATTAATACCAGAGATATCGTATTATTTGTCTTGTTTTCATGCAATTTTTCCGGTACTTTTCTTCACGCGCAGCCCGTTGCAGTGTCCGAAATCATTTCGGAGAATAAGATCACACTTTTTACGGACCAGAAACTTATCCTGGTTGATTTCTGGGCCACCTGGTGTGTACCCTGTGTGCCAGCCAACGAACAGCTTGAAGTACTGCAGGAGAAATGCAGCGGTCAGATTTTCATGATTTCATTGTCTGACGAACCGTCTGAGCGGGTCAGGAACCATATCCTTCTTAAAACGATGAACCTGATGGTTGCCATTGATGATGAGCATTATACCACGGATAAATATGAAGTAAAAACAAGGCCGTTTGCGATCGTACTCAACCTTGCAGGAAAAGTGGTATGGAAGGGGCACCCGGCAGAACTGCAAGCAGCGACCATCGAAAAACTTTATCAGGAAAATGCCGGCCTGGGTGCAACCGGCCTGGAAAGCATCGTGAGCATCCTGGGTAAAGCTGAGGTTCCGCCAAAAAAGGAATACGTTGCCGGGTTTCCTGAACTGGACAGTGTTGCCGATGGAATGCTCATACAAATGGCCGAAACCAACGCGTACGACTACTACCGGACCGACTCGGCGGTCCTCTTCCAGGGAAACCTCAGTGAAGCTTTGCAACAGATCCTTTTGCTAACAAAATGGGAGATGGATATCCCGTCAGGCAAAGACAGGCCGGTCAGGTTGCTGATAAGTGAGGATCTATGGAATGACCAGCCCGAAATGATCGTGCAAAGGATTAAAGACCTGTTTGCCCTTGACATCAAGGCCAAACCCGAGAAAATGGAGGGGTATCTGATGGTTGTCAGAAGACCAAAACTCCTCTGGGACAGGAATCAGTTGGATCTGAAAGCCGGTACGCCTGGATTTGTCATCGGCAATGACAGGCTGCAGGCAGATAATGCAACGATTGGCGAAATGTGCCTGGCATTGAGTGAAATCCTTGACTATCCGGTTTTTTATCTGGGGAATGACCGGGAAGCCCACGACTGGGACTTTCACTTCCGTTACGAGAATCTGATGCAGGAAGAGTTAGAGGATTCGTTCGGCATCGAACTGGAGAAAAAATGGATTGAACGGACCCACTATAAAATAAGGTGA
- a CDS encoding histidine kinase, which produces MHPAGHPRFFEILAQVPITGFKFRTFENRNFKIRIKTVDPMSKPVFHNSLVRWLALLATGFICGFLIDACFALIYPWHRVFSSWSFYLYPVAGVLLGGEIFRLVILRLNEAHPWDKNLLKRFLIEFFLGAALSLFLTIGVRWLWILAFSGDIFVRFFNELIIAFFGILIITGIVLTDLGIFLSRRWRDSLLLVERFKKESAESRFETLRAQVNPHFLFNNLNTLSSLIHEDPQKAGQFIREMSDVYRYILDTRDQETVRLRDELVFLRSYLYLLQLRYENRLFLNDAIPDSIKERHIIPAVLQLLIENAIKHNIISGNKPLTIALSVDEGDYLVVTNNLQKKEENAPSSGFGLRSITIRYAYLTDKPVRVEEDGTSFIVKIPLIH; this is translated from the coding sequence GTGCATCCTGCAGGGCATCCCCGGTTCTTTGAAATACTTGCTCAGGTACCCATCACCGGATTTAAATTTCGTACATTTGAAAACCGTAACTTTAAAATCCGGATAAAAACCGTGGATCCGATGAGCAAACCCGTTTTCCACAACAGCCTGGTTCGCTGGTTAGCCCTCCTGGCAACGGGTTTTATCTGCGGTTTCCTGATCGATGCCTGCTTTGCACTGATCTATCCGTGGCACAGGGTTTTCAGCTCCTGGTCCTTCTACCTGTATCCGGTGGCGGGAGTCCTGCTTGGCGGAGAGATTTTCAGGCTTGTGATCCTCCGGCTGAACGAAGCACACCCCTGGGATAAGAATCTGCTGAAAAGGTTTTTGATCGAGTTTTTTTTGGGTGCCGCCCTGTCACTCTTTCTGACGATCGGAGTTCGCTGGTTATGGATACTGGCCTTTTCAGGTGATATCTTCGTTCGTTTTTTTAATGAACTGATCATTGCTTTTTTCGGCATCCTGATCATAACGGGAATCGTCCTGACAGACCTTGGGATATTTCTCTCGCGGAGGTGGCGTGATTCCCTGTTGCTGGTGGAAAGGTTCAAAAAGGAAAGTGCCGAATCCCGTTTTGAAACGCTTCGGGCACAGGTGAATCCCCACTTCCTGTTTAATAACCTGAACACGCTTTCGTCACTCATTCATGAAGACCCCCAAAAAGCCGGGCAATTCATCAGGGAGATGTCGGATGTGTACCGCTACATCCTGGATACACGGGATCAGGAAACGGTTCGCCTCAGGGATGAATTGGTGTTTTTGCGTTCCTACCTGTATCTTCTCCAGCTGCGGTATGAGAACCGGCTCTTCCTGAACGACGCCATTCCGGACAGCATCAAAGAGCGTCACATCATCCCTGCTGTTTTGCAATTGCTGATCGAAAATGCCATCAAACACAACATCATTTCCGGAAATAAACCGTTGACCATAGCACTTTCCGTTGACGAGGGTGATTACCTGGTTGTGACCAACAACCTGCAAAAGAAGGAAGAAAATGCACCATCCTCCGGATTTGGACTTCGCAGCATCACCATCCGCTATGCTTATCTGACCGACAAACCGGTCAGGGTGGAAGAAGATGGAACATCCTTTATCGTTAAGATCCCTTTAATCCACTGA
- a CDS encoding LytTR family DNA-binding domain-containing protein — protein MRTLIVEDEPYARKELIRLLEETGRSMDIVASLDSVEDSVEWLQMNPMPDLIFMDIQLADGLSFEIFRKVDITVPVIFTTAFDQYAIQAFKVNSVDYLLKPIKPDELERALLKLEQVSKQYSTSVKSMVSIDIEKLLKNFRPDYKSRFMIRLGDQYKHVDATNIGYFKAEDNEVMLVTRENRTYIIDHSLDELSQVLDPLEFFRVSRRYIVNIHAVVKVSKYFNSRLVIDLVPEAGEKVLVSRVKVQEFLKWMDK, from the coding sequence ATGCGCACCCTGATCGTTGAAGACGAACCCTATGCCCGGAAGGAATTAATCAGGCTTCTTGAAGAAACCGGACGTTCGATGGACATCGTTGCCAGTCTGGACTCTGTGGAAGATTCGGTCGAATGGCTTCAGATGAATCCTATGCCGGATCTGATCTTTATGGATATTCAACTGGCAGATGGCCTCAGCTTTGAGATCTTCAGGAAAGTCGACATCACGGTTCCCGTTATCTTCACAACAGCCTTTGATCAATATGCCATCCAGGCCTTTAAGGTGAACAGTGTGGATTATCTCCTGAAACCCATCAAACCTGATGAGCTGGAACGTGCCTTGCTGAAACTGGAACAGGTCAGTAAGCAATATTCAACCAGCGTCAAAAGTATGGTGAGTATTGACATCGAAAAGCTGCTGAAGAATTTTCGTCCGGATTACAAGTCCCGGTTCATGATCAGGCTGGGTGACCAGTATAAACACGTGGACGCAACCAACATTGGCTATTTTAAGGCAGAAGATAATGAAGTGATGCTGGTCACACGTGAAAACAGGACCTATATCATTGATCATAGCCTGGATGAGCTTTCGCAGGTTCTGGATCCCCTGGAATTTTTCAGGGTATCGCGCCGTTACATCGTGAACATCCACGCAGTGGTCAAAGTGAGCAAGTATTTCAACAGCCGGCTGGTGATTGATCTTGTACCCGAAGCCGGCGAAAAGGTGCTGGTCAGCCGCGTGAAGGTGCAGGAATTTCTGAAGTGGATGGACAAATGA